Proteins encoded within one genomic window of Leptidea sinapis chromosome 7, ilLepSina1.1, whole genome shotgun sequence:
- the LOC126965398 gene encoding juvenile hormone acid O-methyltransferase: MNNAELYQRSNTLQKRDALDCLEEYKKKLNWKNYETVIDIGCGDGSVTTGILRKFLPNDFKQLIGCDISDKMIDYANMKHTSDYVKFIVMDIAGNLPDDMKGVFNHAFSFYTLHWIKQQEVTFRNIFKLLAEGGDCLLVFLGHMPVFDVYRILARSHRWRYWLKDVDKFISPYHDSQDPEKEIRRMMCKIGFSSVEVQCRAKSFIYNGLDALKRAVKAVNPFNLPEDCLDEFLEDYVSVVRDMKLIENDDNVESSVKVNTNYNLITVYGVKRTTLIT; encoded by the exons ATGAATAATGCGGAGTTATATCAAAGGAGTAATACCTTACagaaacgcgacgccttggacTGTCTGGAggaatataaaaagaaactCAATTGGAAAAATTATGAAACTGTTATTGATATCGGATGCGGGGATGGCAGTGTTACAACTGGAATACTCCGAAAGTTTTTGCCAAACGATTTCAAGCAATTAATCGGTTGTGATATAAGCGATAAAATGATAGATTACGCGAATATGAAGCACACTTCTGACTATGTTAAGTTCATTGTGATGGACATAGCGGGAAATTTGCCGGATGATATGAAGGGTGTGTTTAACCACGCGTTTTCCTTCTATACGCTGCATTGGATAAAACAACAAGA AGTGacttttagaaatattttcaaattactaGCTGAGGGTGGGGACTGTCTTCTTGTTTTCTTGGGTCATATGCCAGTCTTTGATGTATACAGGATTTTAGCGAGAAGTCATAGATGGCGTTACTGGCTAAAAGATGTTGATAAATTCATATCGCCGTACCATGATTCTCAG GATCCAGAGAAAGAAATACGACGGATGATGTGCAAGATTGGTTTTTCCAGCGTGGAAGTACAGTGCCGGGCCAAGTCGTTTATATATAACGGATTAGATGCCCTAAAAA GAGCTGTGAAAGCTGTAAATCCCTTCAATTTACCTGAAGACTGTCTCGATGAGTTTTTAGAAGACTATGTCAGCGTCGTGCGAGATATGAAACTCATAGAGAATGATGACAATGTAGAATCTTCTGTGAAAGTTAACACTAACTATAATCTCATCACTGTTTACGGTGTTAAACGGAccacattaattacttaa